The DNA window CTCGATTCTCAAAATCCATAGTGTAAGACATACCAGAGCATCCACCTTGTTTAACCCCAATTCTTAAGCACAGATCttcatttctctcattttttatcctattcAAATGCTTCAACGCATTCTCCGTCACCGATATAGCCGGCGCCACCCCCTCCAACGGCGGCGAAGCTGTAATTATGAGCCATAACAACAAGGACCACAGAGTCACAtactataataattaacaagagAGTTGAgttgaaatgaaatgaattaCCTAGGGATGAAGTTGAtcgaagagaaagagaagggttTCGACGGCTGAGATTCGATGTGGAGAATCggaaagagagagaatttggaggagaagagaaagagagagtttttttattagtgtaATCTGGTAATCGGAGAAGAGGAGGAGAGTACGGTGGTGCTGTTGTTGAAGAGAATAACGCCATGGCTGGACTCACTACGGCGATTGATTGATCGATTAATCAAAGGTTTGATGAGAAGACGCAGCCGTTCCAAATTTGTCTACTGGTCaacattatttcatttttttcttatatcgTGTTTATAATATATACGGTACTacaattttttgagtttttttcttttgttttatttggactaaaattttataagatatttatttttcttgtgttcGGCTGTTtgcatgagaaaataaaaatataagagagaatacttatttaacatttaatttaatttaaactaaaattcaGGAGGTCCACCTAATAAAATACTATTCAATAatagtgatttgttttttttttttaatatttgattaggaattgtaattcatgttttttttttattttttatacaattattcCAGTCTCAAGATTTGAGTTGTGAGTTTAAAGAGATAGTCCGATTaaatcaagtatttttaattgttatttttttaatttcattctttaatattttattgaatgagaattaagattcatgatttattttagtttgttttctatgagattatcccaGTTTTATGATTCATTTCaataacaatttgttttttaaaaaaaattatgttttttatataaaaaaaattaattttatcttttaatatttggtttgctagggattgagtttcatgatttttttatttgctttttatgagattatctagATCTCAAGACTTAGATTTCGGGTTTGACGGGATAGCTTGGtcgactttgattttttctcttgtttttaaaattttatcctttagtaTTTTactaattgagaattagacttcatgatttattttggtttactttctataaggttatcctgGTTTTATTATTCAAGTCACatgtttggcaggttaacccatgccatattttttagttcttttttatttttttttaaacttcatcattcaacattggattgattgagaattgtgaatcatgatttattttggttttctttctacgaggttatctcagtctcatgacccggaTCACGGGTTCGGTTGGTTAACTGGAATTGACCCAAGTCatttttatgtcctttttttaactaatttttttttcgatttcatccttcaacattgagttaattgagagatgagtttcataatttgtttagattttttttctataggattatcttggtctcatgactaAGGTCATGAGTTTAGTAGGTTAACCCAGGTTGCTcggggtgtttttttttaaaaaaattttatcattcaacatagaattgattgtgaattaggcttcacaatttgtttcaatttgctttctgttaaggttatcatggtctcaagATTAGGGTTGTGGATTTGGCAAGTTAACCtgagtcaatccaatatgttgtcgtctcagtatttaaaaaacaacatcttaaatttgttttccaattaaactatgtttttaccaGTCATATAAGTTGTCTTTGAACCTGCAAAATCGACCAGGTTATATTGAGTCAACCccaacactattttttttctagaaaaaacacTAGCAGTGCTTGaacatttttttacattaaaaaaattgatctaaccCACATTATAAAGTGGATCAATAATATAGTAAAAACACTATAACATATGAGGGACATGTAGATTCGAACCATGATATTTTTAGccccttagttttttttcttcttcttttagtcccttattttttttctttttatttggtcctttattgtatttatttgagattggtCTTGATTAGTTTTTTATGCTATTGTATGAGGATCTTGCTGTGTCAGACAAATATTCCATCACTCGGTTGATacttgattttgcaaaataaaatttaatttaatcaatttagagGAATTAGAGCTTTGAGGATCGAATTTGAGACAAACACATATTCGGTCCTTTTTTTCTGCTAATATTATGGACTGATTTATACAATTAGGGGaagaatttaggtttttttcgGTCACTTgactcttttgtttttcaatttgatccattcatattgattttatttgtgatttgattttatagttttttttttttgcctaattATGGGGTTACTGTAAAGTCTCAGGAAAATTCTAGCACATGGTTGATACTCAATTTagacaaataaaatgaaattatattgatgtaaaataattaagttttagaagaccaaaattaaaactaaaaaaaaaatatagtaaacaaGGGTGGATGGGCAGGTCAACTATGGTGGCACATGGACCACATGTGCTAGCATGTGGAGGAGACCCATCACTTTCAAGCAGCGCGTGCAACTTCCTCTTATGGCCAAAAACTGGTCATCTATTATGGCATCTAAAGCGCCACACTAAGGTCTATCCATTGGGGTGGTGTGTATTGGTTGATGGTCGATGGTGGCATTCTTCATTCTCCCTTATTTTTCATTGCTCTCATCGGGATTCGCACTGACCTATCCAAAATTTAAAGgtgttttgtcattttatttttatatcagttttagttcttattttttattgttattttttttcgttaggttattttttaaaattgattttttttccagctttatccttcaacattatgtTTGTTTACAATTgagcttcatagttttttttctcgtgGAGTGATCATGGCCTCATAACCCGAATCACaggtttgaaaggttaacccgggttgataTCGGTCTACTTTTTAGATCCTTTTCTTACactaattttccttttcaatctcatcattcgatattaggtttatccttcaacatcatttttttctttgagttattttttaaaattaattttttttccagctttatccttcaacattagatttatttacaattgagcttcatgattttttttcatgtgaagtGATCATGGTCTTATAACCCGAATCACaggtttgaaaggttaacccgggttgacatTGGTCTACTTTTTAGATCATTTTCTTAcgctaatttttcttttcaatctcatctttcgatattaggtttgttggaaattgagattcatgattttctttacttttttttttatgtaggatTAACCCTGTCTCATAACTTAGGTCACAGGTTTGGTGGATTGGCTTGacttaagtcttttttttttgttttttttaagattcaatttttttcggTTATGTCCTTCAACAATTAGTTGGTTTGGGAATTAGAGTTCATAATTCTTTCTATTTTGCCTTCTATTAGGTTAAATCGTTTACATGATTCATCTTATGGGATTTAATGAACTTGCTTATGTTTgctggtttttttattctttatattaattgatttttttttcaatttcatccttatacaTTTGGATTGTTGAGAATTgagcatcatatatatatatatttttaacttgctTTCTATGGAGTTGTCCCAACCTAACAACCCGGGTATTAGGTTTGGCATGCTATCTCAGATCGACacgagtcatttttttttccttctaatttcatcattaaacattGAGTTGTctgagaattgagtttcgtgatttttatccttttgagaaggttttttttttttcaagtcgtTATGATGACTTTTTTTACATAGATTTAACCCATTtacaatcattattttttttattatataattaaataaaatcagcaTATTAGATCTAGCCAGATCTATAATCCAggtcacatattttttttataattttttaaagcatgtTAACAATACTTGaatattcttcttttttgtgaaGAAAATTTTGATCCTTTAATATAGTGCAGGccactaatttaatatttactaAATGAGTTGCTTGCTATATCGTATGTTGTTTGCTGTGTTTGCTTTTAGTGGTAGAGCTCACcgttaaaaggaaaaaacacaataacaaaaacatgaatttgttatttttactcgtgttttttttgttatggaaaGTTGTACCCCgtaataaacacaaaaacaagaataaaaacaaacacaccttTAGCGGTTATAGACATGGTTTAAATAACATGGTTCTAGGGACGttaattcttcaacattttttcGACATCCATGATTTTACCTTTACAATTCTAAGgcttaaaaaataaccaagctaaaaaaaaaagaagtttctCATATTCAAAGCTTTTTGACCATGTTGATATGCAAGAACACCAAGCACGCAACCAGCCTCAGAGCCAGTCAACAAAAATGCCAGTAAAAGAGGAGCCAAGGCAGCACCTGGCTACAGCATATGGCTTTGACCATGTTTCCTCATCAACTCTCGGGATTGTTAAACCTTCATGCGGGTAGAGTTGCATTctattcatgctttttttttttttagtttaatatgggtgttcggtcagcttgcgtgtaccttaactaatcccacgagtcctgaagttaacgaccatgtaagcctccagtggccatcatatgagcaaccacagggctcgaacctgagactatagagaaagcaaacctcttggtcccaaactcttatcactaggccaccacctagatggtttctATTCATGCTTTCTTTAATCATATACATCTAGTaactaaatcattttttttttaatagaggtGTACGCTAACtgtgattattttaaattttattaaacaattaatGTTATTAAGATGGTGtggttatatttaataataatgatgtttatttaattatattattacaatTTAAATTCAGATTCTTATACTAGTCCAGGTCCATGTATtgattagatttaaaaattagGTCTAAAATTAATgctattaaatttttcttagcCCAATCTAATTTCTAGGTTTTAATTAGACAAGCCCGAACCTAATTAATTTGGATTCTAACTTAagctaaaaatataatattgattatTCCTTTCTATTTCTTAATGCCTAATGTGTTCAAAACTCTGGTAGTAAATTCCATATAAATTTCCTAACATGTATTGATTCGGTTTAATCAAAGTTCCAGAAAGTtaaaatgaaatcataaaacaacaagcataattattataacccgtaaataaatttaattttgaaattcctAGAAATTACCATCGGCaaccataaatataaaatttctctgGTTAATAAAATTTTTGCAGAAATAATATCACAATCATATAtgcaatattcataaaaatagataaaaaaaattaacttatagCTTGACTTGTAGGACACTACATATTTTCCTTTGGATGAAAATTTTGCCAATAAAATCATCATCTCAAATTATTTTCCTTTAGAAGAAAATtttaccaataataataataataataataacaacaacaataataaaataatttaaattcataaaattaagattaacaaaaatatttaaatgggAAAACATGAAAGTTTCTACTAAAATTTAACTTAGTTTAATATGTAATTCtagatatttaattatcatgCTTTTCATATTCAATAAAATGGAATCAattgattaagaaaaacatatatgaatTCATGATGGGTAACCTTTCTTGTGTCTAAGCAATAATCTTGTTATTGCCCTCTATGCAAAATCTAGAGTTTTTAGTAAGTTGTGTCTTGATAGCAAATAGATGtatatttgtatatttatagATAGACCATGACCCATATCTTAACAAGAATAATTGTTTACTATTCCATAGTTTTCAAgtagtaaaaatttaaaactccccttttgttttaaataaaataattattacatatctgtgtgtgtatatgtatatattaaaattttaaatgttagGGAGGATGGAATAAATTTatgtgatttaataaaaaaacaaaattcctttttaaaaagttaaatttaacaaagataaaaaaaaactaagttaaccCGTG is part of the Populus trichocarpa isolate Nisqually-1 chromosome 7, P.trichocarpa_v4.1, whole genome shotgun sequence genome and encodes:
- the LOC18100985 gene encoding iron-sulfur assembly protein IscA, chloroplastic is translated as MALFSSTTAPPYSPPLLRLPDYTNKKTLSFSSPPNSLSFRFSTSNLSRRNPSLSLRSTSSLASPPLEGVAPAISVTENALKHLNRIKNERNEDLCLRIGVKQGGCSGMSYTMDFENRANARPDDSIIECNGFVIVCDPKSLLFIFGMQLDYSDALIGGGFSFKNPNATKTCGCGKSFAA